From the Parasedimentitalea marina genome, one window contains:
- a CDS encoding type II secretion system protein GspK: MNTASKEVLAAFLPHLPPAVLIRLLSTRQRQPFDSSAAFLSAVGIEEDTEETDDPTDSAPQLSPDLFAVSSNWFRAEATTTLGDRKAQRVTIFQRKGLPRRITIAWRRSAWP; this comes from the coding sequence GTGAACACTGCATCCAAAGAGGTGCTGGCAGCTTTCCTGCCACATTTGCCCCCCGCCGTTCTCATTCGTCTGCTGTCCACCCGGCAACGACAGCCCTTTGACTCCTCTGCAGCCTTTCTCTCAGCTGTCGGGATTGAAGAAGACACCGAGGAGACCGACGACCCAACGGATTCCGCGCCGCAGCTGTCCCCCGATCTGTTCGCGGTCTCTTCAAACTGGTTCCGGGCTGAGGCGACCACCACCCTGGGGGATCGCAAAGCGCAGCGGGTCACGATATTTCAACGGAAAGGGTTGCCCCGACGCATCACGATTGCCTGGCGCCGCAGCGCATGGCCTTGA